TCCGGAACCTCAGGGAAACTTGGGGGTGCCTACGGGAACCGGAACACAGGTGGTGCATGGCTGTCGTCAGCTCGTGTCGTGAGATGTTGGGTTAAGTCCCGCAACGAGCGCAACCCTCGTTTTTAGTTGCCAGCATTAAGTTGGGCACTCTAGAGAGACTGCCGGTGACAAACCGGAGGAAGGTGGGGATGACGTCAAGTCAGCATGCCCCTTACGTCCTGGGCTACACACGTACTACAATGCTACGGACAAAGGGAAGCAAAGCAGCGATGCCAAGCAAATCTCATAAACCGTGGCTCAGTTCAGATTGCAGGCTGCAACTCGCCTGCATGAAGGCGGAATCGCTAGTAATCGCCGGTCAGCCATACGGCGGTGAATACGTTCCCGGGCCTTGTACACACCGCCCGTCACACCATGGAAGCTGGCTATGCCCGAAGTCGTTACCCTAACCCTTGTGGAGGGGGATGCCGAAGGCAGAGCTGGTGACTGGGGTGAAGTCGTAACAAGGTAGCCGTACCGGAAGGTGTGGCTGGATCACCTCCTTTTCAGGGAGACCAACTGAAGGATGAAGGATGAAGGACGAAGGATGAAGCTTGAAACTTCAGCCAAATCACTTCAAACCACCCAAAACTACCCCTTCACCATTCAGACATCCCAGGTCGAGCGAGATTGGAAACGCTGGCTTTCAAACTATATTCGGTTCGGTAAAAAGTTCGTGCCATCCGTGCTTTCTAGTTCGGTTGTGCCCACTCGGCAACACCGCTCGGGTTGTTAGAGTAGGAAAGTGCAAGAAAAAGCATTGCTAAAAAGCAATGAAGCTAAAGCTTTAAATCTTTCGGATCAACGAATTCAGCATCAGGCGATAACAGGCTGAATGCTGGGCGAGTGTCCAGTAGTGAACCTTGAAAACTGCATAGCAACTTGTCAAATGTAATCAGATTGCATGAGTCTATCAGTTCAATAACTGGTAGTTGAGTGCATCAATTGCAGGTAGACACCAATGTTTAATTGTGGTCAAGCGAAAAAGGGCTGATGGTGGATACCTAGGCACACAGAGGCGAAGAAGGACGTGGCGACCGACGAAAAACTCCGGGGAGCTGGAAGCAAGCAAAGAGCCGGAGGTATCCGAATGGGGAAACCCCAAGCACAGCCTGTTGAATAAATAGACAGGGATGAGCGAACCTGGCGAACTGAAACATCTTAGTAGCCAGAGGAAAAGAAAGAAAAATCGATTCCCCAAGTAGTGGTGAGCGAAAGGGGAAGAGCCTAAACCAGTTGACTCGTCAACTGGGGTAGTGGGACAGCGATCCGGAATCCGCACCGCTAGACGAAGCAGTCAAAAGCTGCACCAAAGAAGGTGATAGTCCTGTAGTCGAAAGTGGAAGGATACTAGCTGAATCCCGAGTAGCACGGGGCCCGAGAAATCCCGTGTGAATCAGCGAGGACCACCTCGTAAGGCTAAATACTACTGTGTGACCGATAGTGAACCAGTACCGCGAGGGAAAGGTGAAAAGAACCCCGCAAGGGGAGTGAAATAGAACATGAAACCATCAGCTTACAAGCAGTGGGAGGACGATTCAACGTCTGACCGCGTGCCTGTTGAAGAATGAGCCGGCGACTTATAGGCACTGGTAGGTGAAGACGCAAATGTCATAGCCACAGCGAAAGCGAGTCCGAATAGGGCGATAAATCAGTGTTTATAGACCCGAACCCGGGTGATCTAACCATGTCCAGGATGAAGCTTGGGTAAAACCAAGTGGAGGTCCGCACCGACCGATGTTGAAAAATCGGCGGATGAGGTGTGGTTAGGGGTGAAATGCCAATCGAACCCGGAGCTAGCTGGTTCTCCCCGAAATGTGTTGAGGCGCAGCGGTTGAGATTTAAATCTGGGGGTAAAGCACTGTTTCGGTGCGGGCTGCGATAAGCGGTACCAAATCGAGGCAAACTCAGAATACCAGAGGAACACTCAACCAGTGAGACGGTGGGGGATAAGCTTCATCGTCAAGAGGGAAACAGCCCAGACCACCAGCTAAGGTCCCCAAATTGTCACTAAGTGAGAAAGGAGGTGGGAGTGCATTGACAACCAGGAGGTTTGCCTAGAAGCAGCCAACCTTAAAAGAGTGCGTAATAGCTCACTGGTCAAGCGCTCTTGCGCCGAAAATGAATGGGGCTAAGTGACATGCCGAAGCTGTGGGATATGTTGAATATCGGTAGGGGAGCGTTCTGTAGTAGAGAGAAGCACTAGCGGCAAGCAGGTGTGGACGAAGCAGAAGTGAGAATGTCGGCTTGAGTAGCGAAAACATTGGTGAGAATCCAATGCCCCGAAACCCTAAGGGTTCCTCCGGCAGGTTCGTCCGCGGAGGGTAAGTCAGGACCTAAGGCGAGGCCAAACGGCGTAGTCGATGGACAACGGGTGAATAATCCCGTACTGATTGTCAGTAGTGCAGAGGGACGGAGAAGGCAAATGTCAGCCGGAAGTTGGTTACCGGTTCAAGCGTCAAGGCGATGAGAAGCGGAGAAAACGCTTCGAGCCAAGGCGGGAGTACCAGACCCCACGGGGTCGAAGTGGCATAGTCAAGCTTCCAAGAAAAGCTCGGTGGCACGATAACTGATAGTTACCTGTACCCGAAACCGACACAGGTAGGGAGGTAGAGAATACCAAGGGGCGCGAGATAACTCTCTCTAAGGAACTCGGCAAAATGGCCCCGTAACTTCGGAAGAAGGGGTGCCCACGAGAGTGGGTCGCAGTGAAGAGATCCAGGCGACTGTTTACCAAAAACACAGGTCTCCGCCAAGTCAAATGACGAAGTATGGGGGCTGACGCCTGCCCAGTGCCGGAAGGTTAAAGAAGTCGGTGAGCCCTAGAGGCGAAGCTGGCGACCGAAGCCCCGGTGAACGGCGGCCGTAACTATAACGGTCCTAAGGTAGCGAAATTCCTTGTCGGGTAAGTTCCGACCCGCACGAAAGGCGTAACGATCTGGATGGTGTCTCAGAGAGAGACTCGGCGAAATAGGAATGTCTGTGAAGATACGGACTACCTGCACCAGGACAGAAAGACCCTATGAAGCTTTACTGTAGCCTGGAATTGGGTTCGGGCTTGGCTTGCGCAGGATAGGTGGGAGGCGATGATCCTACCCTTGTGGGGGTAGTGGAGCCAACGGTGAGATACCACTCTGGCGAAGCTAGAATTCTAACCACTAGCCGTAATCCGGCAGTGGAACAGTTACAGGTGGGCAGTTTGACTGGGGCGGTCGCCTCCTAAAAGGTAACGGAGGCGCGCAAAGGTTCCCTCAGGCTGGTTGGAAATCAGCCATCAGAGTGTAAAAGCACAAGGGAGCTTGACTGCAAGAGCAACAACTCGAGCAGGTAGGAAACTAGGCTTTAGTGATCCGACGGCACTGCGTGGAAGGGCCGTCGCTCAACGGATAAAAGTTACTCTAGGGATAACAGGCTGATCTCCCCCAAGAGTCCACATCGACGGGGAGGTTTGGCACCTCGATGTCGGCTCATCGCAACCTGGGGCGGAAGTACGTCCCAAGGGTTGGGCTGTTCGCCCATTAAAGCGGTACGTGAGCTGGGTTCAGAACGTCGTGAGACAGTTCGGTCCATATCCGGTGTAGGCGCAAGAGCATTGAGAGGAGCCCTCCTTAGTACGAGAGGACCGGGAGGGACGCACCGCTGGTGTACCAGTTATCGTGCCAACGGTAAACGCTGGGTAGCCAAGTGCGGAGCGGATAACCGCTGAAAGCATCTAAGTGGGAAGCCCACCTCAAGATGAGTGCTCTGACCACTTTAAGTGGGTAAGGTCACAGGAAGATTACCTGGCAATAGGCGCTAGGTGGAAGTGCAGTAATGCATGTAGCCGAGGCGTACTAACTGACCGAGCGCTTGACCTCACATATTGGTTACTACTAGACAAGTTGCTGTGCAGTCTTCAGGGTTTTAATTCTCTTTTAAAGCCCCTTCTCTCAAGGTAGAGAAGGGGCTTTTATCGTGCGATCGCTAACTTTACTACTGTGCGTATAGAAACGCCGCGATTCATCCTATGTCTAAAAACAGTGGACTCTCTCGCGGCGTTTTTGTCAGCAGGGGGAGCAATAAAAGTTTAATTACTTAACAGTAGCTTTCCCGCCAGCTTCTTCCAGTTGCTTCTTAGCGTCTTCAGCCGCATCCTTGGCAACTCCTTCTTTAACGGGCTTTGGTGCAGCTTCCACCAAGTCTTTCGCTTCCTTCAGACCAAGACCAGTCAAAGTTCGTACAACTTTAAGAACAGCAATCTTCTTGTCAGCTGGGACTTCATCCAGGATCACGTCAAACTCAGTCTTCTCTTCTACTTCTTCAGCTGGAGCCGCGGCACCACCACCACCAGCCGGCATCATCATCATGCCCCCGGCTGGCGCAGCAGCACTAACGCCAAAGGCTTCTTCAATTTGCTTCACCAACTCAGCTGCTTCTAGCAAAGTTAGGGATTTTAGCTGTTCCAAAATTTGTTCAGTTGCAGCAGACATCTTGATAACTCCTATGTTTTAAGTTTCTAACTAGCCCTTTTAGGCAGGCTTGTGTTTTGCAGACTACCTACTATGCAGCAGTTTCTGTTTCAGCACTACCTTGTTCTTTCTCAGACACCGCCTTAAGGCTACGACCCAGCGAAGCGGGAACTTCGTTAATACCTACAGCAATCTTGGTTGCTAAAGCATTGATTGCCCCAGCAATTTGAGCTATCAACTGTTCCTTCGATGGCAGATCTCCCAGGGCTTTAACATCAGCTTCTTTGAGGAGACGACCTTCCATCACGCCGCCGCGAAGTTCTGTCTTCTTACTGACTCTCTGGAAGTCTTGGTAAGCCTTAATTGCTCCACTGAGCTCTTCTTTAACCAGCAAAAAGGCAGAAGGACCTTTGAGTAATTCTGTCATTGGCTGCCAGTTATCCTGACCGTCAATGGCAATTCCCATCAATGTGTTCTTAGTTACCTTGCAAACAGTACCAGTTGGACGTAGCCGTCGCCGTAAATCCGTGATCTCAGCAACTGTTAGTCCTTGGTAGTCAATCACGAGCGCTAGCTGGGATTCACTCAAACTTTGCTTGAGTTCATTGACTATCGCTTGTTTATTCTCTATCGTTCTACCCATGCGGGTTTCACCTCCTTGAGGAATGCAGAATCACAAACCTTTTTCTTCCCAACCAAGCCAAAATAAAACCCCAGCTGTTGAGCCAGGGTTTCGTAGTTTTACTCCTCACGCTGTACTAATTACACTCAAATGAGTAACTTAGCAGACAGTATTGGTGTAAACCTCGGCAGGCTATTAAGCCAACTGGCTCCTGCTGTCTCTGGCTTTACCTATTAAGTTTTACGGTCTAGGGAAATAATCTTGTTAACCTGTTGCATTATGCCGCAAGTTTCGTGTCACGCAAGCCATTGACATCGACTTGAATCGATGGACCCATCGTGGCAGACACGTAGATAGTTCGCCAGTAACGACCTTTTGCTCCAGAAGGACGATTGCGGTCAATAGTTTCTTGCAACGCCTTTAGGTTCACCAGCAAATCTTCAGGTGAAAAGGAAGCCCTACCAAACATAACATGGACAATGCCTGTGCGATCAGCTCGGAATTCTAATTTTCCGGCTTTGAACTCTGAGATTGCCTGCGCCACGTCAAATGTCACCGTACCACCTTTGGGCGATGGCATCAAACCACGTGGACCTAGCAACTTACCCAGCCTTGCTACTTGAGGCATTACATCTGGTGTGGCAATCAATCTATCAAAGTCCATCCTGCCATTTTGGATTTCGTTAATCAGCTCTTCTGAGCCAACTAAGTCTGCACCGGCGTTGGTTGCTTCGTTTACCTTCTCACCCCTGGCAATTACCGCTACTCTTACAATCTGACCTGTACCTTTAGGCAAAACCACCGTTGTCCGCAGCTGTTGATCTGTGTACTTGGGGTCAATCCCTAGGCGGATATGTGCCTCAGCTGATTCGGGAAACTTTGCCGTTGCCGTCTCTTTTAATAGACTAAGAGCATCTAAAGGTTGATAAGTTCTGTCTTCTACTTTCTGTTGCAGTTCTTGTAGCCTGCGTGATAATTTCTTCGCCATTTCTCTCTCCTGGGGTTAATCACGAAGCTTAGCCTCTCCCCCGATACAATTTTGGATTTTTGATTTTTGATTTTGGATTTCGGCGTTGAGGTTAATTGTTAACTCAAAACTCAAAACTCAAAACTATTTAGTCTGCGATCGCTACGCCCATGTTCCGGGCAGTTCCTGCCACAATTTTCATTGCCGCTTCAATATCATTGGCATTGAGGTCTGGCAATTTCGTTTGAGCAATTTCTTGCAATTGCGCCTGCGTAATCGTCCCGACCCGCTTTTTATTCGGTTCGTTTGAACCTTTTTCCACCCCAGCTGCCTTGCGAATCAATACCGAGGCAGGCGGAGTTTTTAGCACAAATGTAAAACTCCGGTCTTCGTAAACCGAAATTTCTACTGGTATCACCATACCGGCTTGATCTGCTGTTCTAGCATTGTATTCCTTGCAGAACATCATGATGTTAACGCCATGCTGACCCAGTGCTGGTCCCACTGGTGGAGCTGGGTTAGCTTTTCCAGCATTTAGGGCCAATTTAATGACCGCAACTACTTTCTTTGCCATTTCTCTTTGTTAGCTTTGTTTCTCTACCTGATTAAACTCCAATTCCACTGGCGTATCGCGCCCAAAGATGGAGAGTAAAGCTTTAAGTTTACTCCGCTCTGGACTGACTTCAACGACTTCGCCTTCAAAGTCTTTAAATGGACCCGAAAGTACCATAATCTTGTCACCGGCAGCCATATCTATCTTAACCACCGGCTCCTGCTCAGTGGTTTGCTTGAAGATGCGTTCAACTTCTGAATGACTTAGAGGCAGCGGTTTAACGTGACCGCGACCTCTGCCAGTGCCACGCCTTTGTTCTGCTCCCACAAAGTTGATTACGTGGGATGTATTTTTGACCACCTGCCAACTGTCATCATCCATCATCATTCTGACGAGCACGTATCCGGGAAAAACCTTTTCTTCTGTGTGCTGCCTGCTGCCATCTTTCCGAATTTTGACCGCTGGTGTTTGCGGAATTTCCACCTGAACGATTTTGTCAGCCACGTCGAATGTTTTAGCACGCCGCTCCAAGTCTGCCTTTACACGCTTTTCACAGCCAGAGGCGACTTGAATAGCGTACCAATTGGCTTTTTTGTGAGCTTGACTGACTGCTTCTCCTGTTTCCTCTACTTGAGGTGAATTACCTGGTTCATCTGTTGCAAACGTCATCAGAACACCTGTCTTGCTACCCAAGTAAAGAATCCATCAATCAGATAAATAAAAGTTGCGGAAAGCACCACCATTGATAGAACTGCTGCGGATTCGCTCACTAGTTGCTGCCGACTAGGCCATACCACTTTATCAAGTTCTTCTTTGATGCCTCTAAAAAAGTTGGCGACACTAAACCCAGCTGGTTGTTTTTGTATTTCGGCTTCGTTTTTCTTATTCACGGTTGCTCATTTCCTCAGTAAAAGTCCAGCTATCGCAGTCAATTCCTGGTTCTCCAGAATTTTTTCATCGGCTGCGCTGAGTCCATCGTATTCCAGCTGAAATAACTTTATTACCAACTAATTCTACCCGAAAGCTTTCTACTTCGGCTTTAATTAGCCAGCGGTTGACAGCACTTTCGGGCAAACATTTGGGTTTTGTAGGGGCAGGTTTAACTAACAAAAGCTAGATTGTCAAACCTGCACTACTTTTTTAGAGCGCGCCCTGGAGGACTTGAACCCCCGACATCAGGTTTTGGAGACCTGCGTTCTACCAACTGAACTAAGAGCGCACAAGTTGTTTTAGAGCTAGCTATTACGTTGCTGAATTCAAGTTTAGCGCAATTCGGTACTAATTTAGTGACTAGCCGTGGAACAGCCTAGGGTTATCTTGGTTACAAAGCGCGGTCAAACCGTTGTTTTACACGGGTTGCCTTACCAACGCGATCGCGCAGGTAATATAGCTTAGCCCGACGCACCCTACCGCGACGCAGCACCTTGATACTCTCAATTCGGGGAGAATGCAGGAGAAATACCCGTTCCACACCAACTCCTTGAAAGATCCGCCGCACTGTAATAGTTTCATTGATGCCGCCATTGCGCTTGGCAATCACCACCCCTTCATAGGGCTGAGTTCTTTCTTTTCCACCTTCCTGAATTTTTACCCCAACTCTAACGGTATCTCCGACATAGATGTCGGGCAAATTCGACTTTAGTTGCTCCGCCTCGATTGAGCGGATGATCTCTTGGGCGTTCATGGTCTTCAAAAAACTCACAATCATCCATATTAACTCGATAAGTGCCTCTAAGTCTATCGAAATGTTAGATATCAAACATAAATGCTGAGGTTATATTAGTTTCACCAAAGAAGGGGTGAGCCTTTCTTAAGCAGGGGAGGCAGGGGGAGCAGGGGGAGCAGGGGGAGCAGGGGGAGCAAGAGTGTAATCCAAAATCTAAAATCTAAAATCCCCCTCGCCCCTGGTGAATCCTCAGAGGGATATTCCACTTACCAGATGACATAACTTTAATTTTTCGTTTAAGATAGCAGCTATTATATTAAGAAAATTAACAATAGCTTGCTTTTAGACGCAACTGTAAGCATGCCTCGTGATTCTAACTTTGTTAATTACTCGCATGAGGACCCGCACCAGTGACATCAAGGCTACCAATTACCCAAACAGATGAAGCCTCCCTAGCAGAATTTTTTCAAGAATCGGCTGGTAAATGGCGCTCACAACGGCGCTATTACACCTTGCCAGAGGGCGAAACGAAGGAAATGGTTAGTTTAATTACTATTCGGTTTTTGGAACAAGGATGTGCTGAATTACAAAAATTGGCTCAGTTACATAACCTGGGTGACCCAAGTGCTCTGAAATGTGGTGCTGAAGTTAGCTGGGAAAGCAGGGATTCAGTCACGGATCGAAAGCAGTCCAAAGGTTCAACAGTATTTGGAGTATTGGGAACGACTCTATATCGCGATCGCGGTTTTGCCACACCGAAGCCTGTTACAGCGGAATATTACTTCCCAAGCCCTAAAACGCTGTGCTTGCGGACGGAGTACAATGGCTCAGTGTTTGAGGAAGAGTTAAAGCTAATCGGTCGTCATTACCGCACACGGCAGACAATTATCTCACATGCCGCTGAGCAGCAGATGATTGGTCAATATTTAGAAAAGCGGATTGATTAAACTAGAGGCGAGGGAACACATCGAGTCTTCAGGTAGGAATTCCCTGACCCCTAATAATGGTTGCCGGATTTGCGCTGGTGTACAGCAGTTACACCGTCTGAATTTAGTAGCTTACCGTTTTCAACAGTTGCATAGACAAGCCAATGATCGCCACATTCCATGCGACTGCTGACGGAACATTCGAGGTAGGCGAGGGCATCGTTAAGGATGGGTGAGCCGTTATCCGCCATTTGGGTGGAGATATTGGTAAATCGGTCCTCAGCTGGGGCAAACGGTTTCAGGAAGTGTTTCATTAAACTTAGGTGATTGCCTTCAGCCAGGATATTGAGGGTAAATTGACCTCCTTGATACATTAAGGATTCAATTGCTCGGTCTTTGGCTACGGCAACGGTTAAACCAGGCGGATTAAATGTTGCTTGGGAAACCCAAGAGGCTAGCATGGCACTGGAAACGTCTCCCTGCTTGGCTGTAACGATGCAAAGCGAGCCAGCTATACGACCTACGGCTTGTTCAACAGTAGTCGCTTGTTGTTGAGGAGAACGGACTTTTTTGGCTTTTTTCAAGGCTTGAGCAAAGTCTGTCCCTGCTTGTTCGCATAGTTGGAGGGTGACATCTGTGGGTTTGAATTTAACGCGCAGGGTTTCAAAGCCAAAGCGATATCCAGCGTCACGGAGTTTGCCTTCAATTAAGTCAATTGCTTCACCACTCCAACCGTAGGAACCAAAGACTCCAGCAACTTTGCTACTAGTGGCAGTAGATAGGACAATGCCTAGGGCGGTTTGAATTGGAGTCGGGGCATGACCTCCGAGTGTCGGTGAACCAATAATAAACCCAGCCGATTTTTCTACAGCTGCTTGAATTTCAGATGGTTCAGCAAATTCGCAGTTAATTGCTTCCACGCCGACACCAGCTTTGGTAACGCCACGAGCGATCGCTTGTGCCAAAGTCGCGGTATTTCCATACGCCGAAGCATAAAGCAGAGCTACCGTTGTATCCTGAGCGGTTTGCTGCTGGCTCCATTGCCGATAAGCTTGGGTAAGTTCGATTAAGGCATAACGTACTAAGGGACCGTGACCCGTGGCATACAGTCTGACAGGTAGATCGGAAAGTTTATCCAGCGCAGTTTCAACTTGGCGAGCATGGGGAGCCATCAGGCAATCGTAATAGTAGCGTCGATCTTCGCTGAATATTTCCCAACCTTCATCAAAGACTTGATCGCCACAAATATGCGCCCCAAACAGCTTATCAGTATAGAGGATTTCGGTTTGGGGATCGTAGGTACAAATTTCATCAGGCCAGCGCGGACTGGGAGTGGGGATGAATTGTAAGTGGTGACCCTTACCTATATCCAGGGTTTCTTCTCCCCGCATCACGATAATTTTCAAATCGCGATCTGGTAAGGCACTCCGCAGGTTAATCGCGCCTGGGTTAGAACAAACAAAGGTGATTTGAGGTGCCAGATCTAGCAAAGCTTTTATGGTTGCCGCCCGATTAGGATTAACGTGTCCCAAAATGACATAATCCAACCGAGTAAGATCAAGGCGCTGCTGTAACGCTGCCAGGTAGATTTGGGTAAATGTCTCGCCTGGAGGGTCGATCAGGGCAATTTTATCAGCTTGAATCAAATAAGAATTGGCGGTTGTTCCCTTGGCAAGAGCATATTCGATTTCAAAGCGCAGACGTGTCCAACTGCGTGATCGCAGCACTGTCGTATCAATGCCAATTGGGAGAACCTGTACGTCACGAGGTTTCATAAGCAGGGAGTAGGGAGGAGAGCAGGGGGAGCAGGGGAGGCAGGGGAGGCAGGGGAGGCAGGGGAAGATTAGATATATTTATCCTTCAGCCTTCAGTCTTCGCTCGTCTCTAGCCCCTTAGTAGTAATTACCAACTTTGCGATGGTGAACAGCTGTGAGGGCTTCAGGCTTAGAGACGCGACCTGCGTGAACGGTACTGTAGAC
This window of the Chroococcidiopsis sp. CCMEE 29 genome carries:
- the rplL gene encoding 50S ribosomal protein L7/L12, encoding MSAATEQILEQLKSLTLLEAAELVKQIEEAFGVSAAAPAGGMMMMPAGGGGAAAPAEEVEEKTEFDVILDEVPADKKIAVLKVVRTLTGLGLKEAKDLVEAAPKPVKEGVAKDAAEDAKKQLEEAGGKATVK
- the rplJ gene encoding 50S ribosomal protein L10, with translation MGRTIENKQAIVNELKQSLSESQLALVIDYQGLTVAEITDLRRRLRPTGTVCKVTKNTLMGIAIDGQDNWQPMTELLKGPSAFLLVKEELSGAIKAYQDFQRVSKKTELRGGVMEGRLLKEADVKALGDLPSKEQLIAQIAGAINALATKIAVGINEVPASLGRSLKAVSEKEQGSAETETAA
- the rplA gene encoding 50S ribosomal protein L1, with the translated sequence MAKKLSRRLQELQQKVEDRTYQPLDALSLLKETATAKFPESAEAHIRLGIDPKYTDQQLRTTVVLPKGTGQIVRVAVIARGEKVNEATNAGADLVGSEELINEIQNGRMDFDRLIATPDVMPQVARLGKLLGPRGLMPSPKGGTVTFDVAQAISEFKAGKLEFRADRTGIVHVMFGRASFSPEDLLVNLKALQETIDRNRPSGAKGRYWRTIYVSATMGPSIQVDVNGLRDTKLAA
- the rplK gene encoding 50S ribosomal protein L11, giving the protein MAKKVVAVIKLALNAGKANPAPPVGPALGQHGVNIMMFCKEYNARTADQAGMVIPVEISVYEDRSFTFVLKTPPASVLIRKAAGVEKGSNEPNKKRVGTITQAQLQEIAQTKLPDLNANDIEAAMKIVAGTARNMGVAIAD
- the nusG gene encoding transcription termination/antitermination protein NusG; amino-acid sequence: MTFATDEPGNSPQVEETGEAVSQAHKKANWYAIQVASGCEKRVKADLERRAKTFDVADKIVQVEIPQTPAVKIRKDGSRQHTEEKVFPGYVLVRMMMDDDSWQVVKNTSHVINFVGAEQRRGTGRGRGHVKPLPLSHSEVERIFKQTTEQEPVVKIDMAAGDKIMVLSGPFKDFEGEVVEVSPERSKLKALLSIFGRDTPVELEFNQVEKQS
- the secE gene encoding preprotein translocase subunit SecE, giving the protein MNKKNEAEIQKQPAGFSVANFFRGIKEELDKVVWPSRQQLVSESAAVLSMVVLSATFIYLIDGFFTWVARQVF
- the rplS gene encoding 50S ribosomal protein L19, which encodes MNAQEIIRSIEAEQLKSNLPDIYVGDTVRVGVKIQEGGKERTQPYEGVVIAKRNGGINETITVRRIFQGVGVERVFLLHSPRIESIKVLRRGRVRRAKLYYLRDRVGKATRVKQRFDRAL
- a CDS encoding phycobiliprotein lyase; amino-acid sequence: MTSRLPITQTDEASLAEFFQESAGKWRSQRRYYTLPEGETKEMVSLITIRFLEQGCAELQKLAQLHNLGDPSALKCGAEVSWESRDSVTDRKQSKGSTVFGVLGTTLYRDRGFATPKPVTAEYYFPSPKTLCLRTEYNGSVFEEELKLIGRHYRTRQTIISHAAEQQMIGQYLEKRID
- a CDS encoding diflavin flavoprotein; amino-acid sequence: MKPRDVQVLPIGIDTTVLRSRSWTRLRFEIEYALAKGTTANSYLIQADKIALIDPPGETFTQIYLAALQQRLDLTRLDYVILGHVNPNRAATIKALLDLAPQITFVCSNPGAINLRSALPDRDLKIIVMRGEETLDIGKGHHLQFIPTPSPRWPDEICTYDPQTEILYTDKLFGAHICGDQVFDEGWEIFSEDRRYYYDCLMAPHARQVETALDKLSDLPVRLYATGHGPLVRYALIELTQAYRQWSQQQTAQDTTVALLYASAYGNTATLAQAIARGVTKAGVGVEAINCEFAEPSEIQAAVEKSAGFIIGSPTLGGHAPTPIQTALGIVLSTATSSKVAGVFGSYGWSGEAIDLIEGKLRDAGYRFGFETLRVKFKPTDVTLQLCEQAGTDFAQALKKAKKVRSPQQQATTVEQAVGRIAGSLCIVTAKQGDVSSAMLASWVSQATFNPPGLTVAVAKDRAIESLMYQGGQFTLNILAEGNHLSLMKHFLKPFAPAEDRFTNISTQMADNGSPILNDALAYLECSVSSRMECGDHWLVYATVENGKLLNSDGVTAVHQRKSGNHY